The following proteins are co-located in the Bradysia coprophila strain Holo2 chromosome X unlocalized genomic scaffold, BU_Bcop_v1 contig_130, whole genome shotgun sequence genome:
- the LOC119067895 gene encoding polyadenylate-binding protein-interacting protein 2: MILKMPSAGGNGHSDNLYDVDSDDFDANEIDSSFDDDFSEYLWMENEEEFDTEEMKRLEEEALMEQCIEAMLEDEIEEEIEREIESQGLCHVLATLQLQVANTETTKLNPLAKEFVPSISTTTSSTQC, from the exons atgattttaaaaatgCCATCAGCTGGCGGCAATGGCCACAGTGATAATTTATACGATGTTGACAGTGACGATTTCGATGCAAACGAAATCGACAGCTCATTCGACGACGATTTTTCCGAGTATCTGTGGATGGAAAACGAAGAGGAATTCGACACGGAAGAAATGAAGCGGCTGGAAGAGGAGGCACTAATGGAACAGTGTATTGAGGCTATGCTTGAAGACGAAATCGAAGAGGAAATCGAACGAGAAATTga ATCACAAGGTCTTTGTCATGTATTGGCAACACTACAATTACAGGTAGCGAATACAGAAACAACTAAGTTAAATCCCTTAGCTAAGGAATTTGTACCGTCTATATCGACAACAACGTCTTCGACTCAATGCTAG